The window CGAGTGGCTGGCCCTGGGCCTCAGGGGCCCCGGCGACCGCACGGCCTACCTCTCGGTCTGGCGCCGCGGCGGACCGGCCGAACTACGCGTCCCCCTACGGCACCTCGCGGGCCGGGCCGTCCGGGCGGAGGTCCTGCACCCGACCATGGCCGGGGCCGGCCGGGCGGTGTGGCAGGGGGACGTGCTGTCGGTGACGGTGCCGCGCACGCCCGGGGCGTTGCTGATCCGGCTCACGCAGGACGACTAGGCGGGGCGGCGCCGCGCGTCACTCCCGAACGGCAGCCCGCTCGCGTGCCGCGTTGCGTTCCCGGGCCTGATCGCGGGCGTCACGGCGGAACGCCCATGCCATGTCCGGCTCCATCACCCAGCGGAACAGCCGCTGTACCGGCGGGGTGCACAGCGCGGTCACGACGACGGCGGCGACGGCCGTGACGACGATTGCGCCCAGGGGCCCGTGGATCCACGCCGGGTCGTACCAGCCCCAGAACTTGGAGCCCTGGGCGACGAAGCCGTGCAGCAGATAGCCGTACAGCGTGCCCGCGCCCAGAACCGTGAACCAGGCGTGGCGTCCCGGTACCCAGGAGAGGAAGCAGGCGACCAGGACCAGCGAGCAGCCGAAGATCACCAGCGTCATGAGGGGCCCGGACCAGGAGGGCGCCGCGAGTTCCTCCGCGCTGTCGCGGTGGTAGAACCAGGCGCCCGTCATCCGCGGCACCGCCCAGTAGGCCACGGCCAGGGCGGCGGCGAAGACCGGCACGGCGAGGATGCGCACCTTGCGGCGGCGCACCAGCCGGAAGTGCTCCGGCTTCAGGCACAGGCCGAGGACGAAGTACGGCAGGAACTGCAGGGTGCGCTGCAGATCGAGGTCGTTGCCGATGTCCGGCGAGAGCGTCGCCAGCATCGCGATGGCGAGCGCGACCGGCAGCGGCCACCGCACATGCCGCCACACCGGCGTGGTCAGCCGCCAGACGAACAGCGCCACCAGGAACCAGGTCAGATAGAGCGGGTCCAGCAGGCTGATCGGCCGGTCGGGCTCCTGGTCGGTCCACCGGGTGAACAGGGTGTACGCCGTCTCGAAGACGACATACGGCACGGCCAGCCCGGTGATCAGACGTCTGATCCGCCCCGGGGCGGCGTCGAAGGAGCGCGAGAAGTAGCCGGAGATGATGATGAACGCCGGCATGTGGAAGGCGTACACCACCATGTACAGGGCGCTCGCCGCCCGGCTGCCGTCCCGCAACGGCTCCCAGGAGTGCCCCATGGCCACCAGCACGATCGCCAGATACTTGGCGTTGTCGAAGAACGCGTCCCGCTGCCCGGACCGCTGCGCGGGGGCGGCGGCCTCGGAGGCGTCCTTCCGTCCCCGCCCGCCGTCGGCCGGCGCGACGGCGCGCATGCGCAGGGTGTCCTCGCTCATCGCGCCTCCCGCACACGGTGGGGGGAACCGGAACGGGCGCGGGCGCATCTTGCCGGAGATACGGCAGTGGGGTGCCGGTGAGACATCCCCGCCGCCTCACCGCTGCGGGGCGCGGTAAACCGCTTTCCGGTGCGATGTCGTATGGATCACAGCCGCAGCCGCAGCCGCAGCCGCAGCCGCAGCCACGGCGACGGTCACAGCCACAGCCACAGCCACGGCGACGATGCCGCCACGCCGGACGCCGGGAAGCGTGCCGGCACCGTCGCACGCGG of the Streptomyces koelreuteriae genome contains:
- a CDS encoding acyltransferase family protein, giving the protein MSEDTLRMRAVAPADGGRGRKDASEAAAPAQRSGQRDAFFDNAKYLAIVLVAMGHSWEPLRDGSRAASALYMVVYAFHMPAFIIISGYFSRSFDAAPGRIRRLITGLAVPYVVFETAYTLFTRWTDQEPDRPISLLDPLYLTWFLVALFVWRLTTPVWRHVRWPLPVALAIAMLATLSPDIGNDLDLQRTLQFLPYFVLGLCLKPEHFRLVRRRKVRILAVPVFAAALAVAYWAVPRMTGAWFYHRDSAEELAAPSWSGPLMTLVIFGCSLVLVACFLSWVPGRHAWFTVLGAGTLYGYLLHGFVAQGSKFWGWYDPAWIHGPLGAIVVTAVAAVVVTALCTPPVQRLFRWVMEPDMAWAFRRDARDQARERNAARERAAVRE